The window GGTTACCGAGCCTCTGGCTCATCGGTCGGCTGGAAGAGCCCGAAGCGAAGCGCACCTCGGAACTGATCCGCCAGGCCTTCGTCGAGATGAACCGCCGGCTCGGGTTCGGAAGACAGTTCTTCGCCCTGGCCAGCGAGGGCCGCCAGCACCCTCGTACCCTGTTGTGGGCTGGTCAGCGTCGGACCGACCAATCCGTCTCCCGTAGTCACGCCTGAAGACAAATCCCCCGACAGCGGAGAGAAGGCGCCCTTCGCGCCCGATGCGACCCCTTTGCCCTCAGGGGCCGCGGCAACAGGAGCGAGGCTGCGGACGAAGAATTCATCTGCTGCTCAGGACGCGTGGGCAGGGTCTCCGGCTGGATTCGCGGGAGGGGTTTCGACGCCCCCAGCGGAGGCAGATCCCGCCTCTCAGCGCACGAAAAAGCAGAGGTAGGTGGCAGGAAAAGGACGCGGCAGGTCTTCCCGCTTTACCCAGACGGCAAGGGTGTACACAGCCGGTCCCCCTCGGTGAAAGACCACGGGGACGCAGAACGTCCGCTTGTCCTCCGTAAAGCGGAAGTGAAAATCCGACCAGGGTCGCCAGTACCAGAGCGACTTCGGCTCCTCACCCCCTTCCGACGGGAGCGCTTCGGTCTCCACCAGAGCCGTGTAGAACTCGGGTATCGAATAGGGGGAATCGCCCCGAATCTCCTCCGGGCGGAGGGGTCGGGGCCACGGCTCCACACCCAGGGCCGCGGTCACCAGGGTAGCTCCCTTGACCACGGAGCCCGTAACCCAGACCGTATCCCTGGGCGCCGCTTGAGTCGAGAAAAGCATCGGCGGCAGGGGATCGAGCAGCACATAGGCATCGAGCCAGAGAATGGAGAGGCGGTACCCGTTCGGCCCCACTGCAAGTCCAATCCCGCACCGGTTGTGCTCCGGTGCCAGCACGTTCCTCCGGTACGCGTCGTTCGGGGCCTGGGCTTGTAGGAGCCGCTCGTGACTGCGCAGGACCATCTCCGCTACGCGCTGCGGGGTGGCGCGGAAGGCAGTCCAGGCGGCGGTCAGGAAGTCCTCGGTACAGGCATGGTACCCACCGGCCAGAGCGTAGCGCTGGTGCGGCTTCAGACCGCGCAGGTCCAGATATCCGGCGTAGCCCCAATGCAGGGCCTCCGCGCAATGGGAGTCCGCGACCGCCGAGGCCAGTGAGTCGAGGACGAGCGGTCGGAGGCCGTGCTTTTGTCGGTCCTGATTGATGCGAGCGAGCAGGGCTTTCTTGATGGCTTCGTGATCCGCCTTCGTGAGGACATCGGCAAAGCGGGGGCCCCGTGCGGGAGGGCGGGGGAAAGCGGCCTCCAGCTGCCCTCGTAGGCCTTGCTCCAGGCCGGCTTGCAGCGTCCGCGCCTGTCGGGCGATGGGATGCCGCGGATAACGGTCTTGCAACAGCCGCAAGCAGAGAAGGGCCCGCGCTGTGTCGCCCGCCGAGGCAAACCGGCGCCCGTATTCCCAAAGGAGCTCAGCGGGAATCGCGCTGGTGCGAAACTGATCCGCAAGCCAGGCAAAGGTCTGCAATCCCTTGCCCTCCGATTCGCCCAGCTCCAAATACATTCGCGAAAGGGCAAGGAGGAGGGCACGGACTTCTGCGTCCGAAAGACGGCGGACCCGGAGCGACTGTTCGAGCAGCTCCACCGCCCGGCGGGCCGCCATCTGCTCTCCCATCTCTCGTGCGAGCCGGAAAGCCTTGCCCCCGACCTCCGGGATCAGCTTGCTCCCCGCAAAAAGCTCCAGGACGGAGAGGTACTCCGCCAGGGCTTCGTTGCGGCGTCCGGCGCGGGCCAGGTAGTCGGCGTAGGCGCTGCGCACCGAATCTGCTCCCACGGGTTGCGGAAACCAGGATAGGTACCACTCCACCTCCCGCCGCACAGCCGCCTCGGCCTCCGTCAACCCCTGGCTCAGCAGGGCCAGCACAAAGCGTCGCGCCCGGGCCGGCTGCGCGAAGCCCTCCGTCCGGAGCCCGAAGAGCGGTTCCAGGCGCGACCAAAGCTGCGGGGAGAGCTGGGGCCGGCAAGTCTGCAAAACGGACGATATTTCTTCCCGCCCGACCTGAAACACCGCTGCCCCTTTGGCGGCGGAGATTGCCGCCTCCGCACACCTCCCCAGGCGAGCCAGATAGCGAGCCCGAAGCACCAGGACCTCCCCCAAGCGGGGAGACTGGACGAACGCGAATTCGCACCGGTCGAACTCGCGCAGGACGACCGACGAATCGTAGCGTTCCGGCGTCTTGAGCACAGAGTGGAAAAAGGGCAGGTACTCTTCCGGGGTCTGGGCCGCGACGTGCGCCGTGGCGGTAGCAAGTACGATCATGCCCCCTCTTACCCATTCCCTCGCTGCTCGCAGCTGTCGCATGGCGCTGCCGCGCACGATTTCGCGCTGATCCTCCGCTGCCGCCTCACTTGCCCGATGACTCCTCGCACCGGGGCTGCGAGCCCTGGGCTCTCAGCGTTCAGGGCTGGTCGAGCGCATCGCGCACCTTGCGAAGCAAAGCCTCTGGGTGGAAAGGCTTGGGGACGAAGTCCACACCCTCCTCCAGCAGCCCTTGGACCGTAACGAGGTTGTCCGTGTAGCCCGAACAGTAGATCACGCGCAGATCCGGACGCTGGGTCCGAAGACGTTCGGCCAGTTCTCTCCCGTTCATCCCCGGCATGACCACGTCGGTGACCAAAACGTGAATGGGGCCGGCGTGTCGTTCGCTGATCAGGAGTGCGTCACCCGGGCTTTTGGCCTCGAGCACGGTGTACCCGAAGCGTCTGAGAACGGAACGCGTCAAGGCGCGCACCGTATCGTCGTCTTCCACCAGCAGGACGGTCTCGGTGCCTTCCAGAACGGCCTTTGCCTCCTCTGGCTGGACGGGTTTCTCCGCGGGAGCGTCAACGCGGGGCAAGTAGATCTTGAATGTGGTGCCGTGTCCCGGCTCACTGTACACCCAGATGTGCCCCCCGGACTGCTTGACGATGCCGTAGACCTGAGCCAGACCCAGACCTGCGTGGTCCTTGCCCTTGGTGCTGAAAAAGGGTTCGAAGATATGGGCCTTCGTCGCTTCGTCCATCCCGTGGCCCGTATCGCTGACCGCCAGCATCACGTAGTTCCCGGGCCTGGCATCTACGTGGGTGCGCGCGTACTCTTCGTCCAGGGCAACGTTAGACGTCTCGATCACCAGGCGCCCCCCGTGGGGCATCGCGTCGCGGGCATTGACCACGAGGTTGACGACCACCTGTTCGATCTGGGCAGGATCCGCGTGGATGTTGCCGAGTTCTGGGTCCAGATCGACCACGAGCTCGATGTCCTCGCCGATCAACCGCCGCAACATCTTGGTAAGGTTCTCAACCAGCTCATTCAGGTTAAGGACGCGCGGCTGCAGGACCAGCTTGCGTCCGAAGGCGAGGAGTTGTCGCGTAAGGGAGGCGGCTCGGCTGGCGGCCTTCTTGATCTCCTCCACATCCTGACGGATCGGATCGTTCGCCTCCAGGTCCAGGAGAATCAGGTCCGCGTATCCGGAGATCGCCGTCAGTACGTTGTTGAAGTCATGGGCGATGCCCCCGGCCAGTCGTCCAACCGCCTCCAGCCGACGCGATTGCTCCAGCTGGCGTTCCAGAAGCTCGATCCGCGTGAGGTCGTGAAGCACAACGACGTAATTGGATTCCGCGGGGCTGTCCTCCGGGGAAAACCGCGACACGCTTGCTTCGCAGACGATCTCCGTGCCGTCCAGCCGCCGGCCGCGCAATCGGCCCGACCACCAACCCTGTTGTTGAAGCTGTGTCCCTATCTCCCGCCTTTGTTCCCGATCCAACTCGAAGCACCCGCTGCTGAGGGCGTCCTGACCGATTAGCGAGGCGGGTGATCGGGCCAGGATATTTCCGCAGGCGCGGTTGGCGAAACGGATGCGACGCGTAGAGTCGACCAGCAGCACGCCGTCGGCTGCCTGCTCCACAGCCATCACCAGGCGGTTTCGCTCCTCCTCCACCCGCCGTAACTCCGTGATGTCGCGGCTGATCCCCACAATCCCGATCGTGTTGCCGCTGGCGTCCCAGAGAGGGGTCTTGGTGGTCAGCAGCCAGTACTCGTTTCCCTGCGGGTCCACAGCTTTTTCGAGACGATTGAGGAGGGGGCGGCCGGTGGCAATCACCTCCTGTTCGTCGGCGTAGTAGCGCTCGGCCAACTCACGGGGGAAGAAGTCGAAGTCGGTCTTACCCACGACCTCGTCGAGGGAACGGGCGCCCAGGATTCGCAAATGGGCGGGGTTGGTGAGGATGAAGCGGCTGGCCCGGTCCTTAACAAACACGTAGTCCACCGCGTTGTCGAGGATGGTCCGGAGTAGATTGCGCTCTTGCGCCAGGGCCTGCTCGGCTTCGTGGCGGGCGGTTACGTCTTCCAAGCTCCCCTCGTACCTCCAGATGCGACCCTCCCGGTCCCGTGCGGCGGTGCAGTAGTCACGCACCCACACAATTCGACCATCGGCCCGCCGCATCTCGTATTCGAGGCCTTCCAGTCGCCCGTTGCGTTCGAGCTGCCCTTTCCAAACCTCGACAAACTCCGGACGGCAAAAGAGGTCCCAGAGGCGCCGACCGATCAGGGCGTCGGGGCGTGGGTAACCGAGCATGGAGGCCAGCGCGGGGTTCGCGTCCGCGAAGGTACCGTCCGGACCCAGGCGGTAGAGTCCGATCGGGACACGGTGCACCAGGTCCCGGTAGCGGGTCTCAGCCTCTACAAGGAGCCGCCGCTGTGCCGCGCGTTCCAGAACCAGGCGGACCGCTGCCGGGACGCGCGCAAAGTGCTTCGGCGACTTCAGGATGTAGTCGTCCAGGCCGGCTTTCATGGCCTCCACAGCAATTTCCTCGCTGCCGGTGGCCGTGAACATGATGACCGGCTTGTCTGGGCAGCGCCTCTTCACCTCGCGGAGAATGGCCAGCCCGTCGGCCCATTGCAACTTATAGTCGGTGATGACGAGATCGAAGGCAGCGCAGTCGAGGGCGGCGGCGAACTCCTCCGGGCCGATGACCTGTTCCACCTCCACCTGGCCGAACTCCCGCCGCAACTCCCGAATGAGCAGGAAGCGGTCATCCGGATTGTCATCGACGAGCACAATACGCAACTGAGGTACCATCTCCCCTCCATGGGCAAGACCACGCCTTTCCGATCGGACGGCGGCTGCGTAGCCTGGCCAGGAGAACCTGTTCTGCTACGGAACGGCGAGCTCCGGGTATCGATTCCAGCGGAGCCAGTACCCGTGGAGAGCCGCCATCATTCGTTCTACCTCCGCCGGGGTAATGGGCTTCGTCAGGTAGGAGTTTGCGCCCAGTTCGTACGCACGGTTCACGTCCCGCAGGTCGCCGGAGCTGGTGAGGACCACGACTGGTAGGGTCCGCAGACGCGGGTGGCCTCGAATCCAGGCGAGAACGTCGAAGCCCGAAAGGCCGGGGAGACGAAGGTCGAGGAGGACCAGTGCGGGCAGAGGATAGCGCAGACGGTCGCCGAAGTGATCCTGACCCTCGAGGTAGCTCAGGGCTGCCTCGCCGCTTTGCACCCACTGGATCCGGTGTCCTACACCCGTTTTCTCCAGCGCTCTGCGAATCAGGATGGAATCATCGGGGTTATCCTCTACCAGCAGTATAGTGAATGGCTCGGCAGGCCTCTCCATGGGGCGCCTCCGATCGCAGAATCTTTTGCATCGCCACTCACAATATAGCCAACGGGATCCGGGTGGGCAACACCTACCTCGCACGGGCCTCCCTTTTCCGGCGCTTGCAGTTCACGGCGATGGGCCCTATATTCGTGGCGCTTCAGGGGCGGCGCAGGGATTACGATCTGAGGAATCAAGGGGAGATAGGCGATATGGAGCTCGACGAGAAGATCAGCTCGATCCTGAACGCAACCGATCGGCTCTTCCTCAGCACGGCCGTCGACGGCAATCCTTCCGGCTCGGCCCTCTTCTTCGCGCGCGATGGCAACGATCTGATCTTCTTCACCTTCAGCACCACTCGCAAGGCCGAACAAATCCGCTACAATCCGAGGGTGCAGGCGGTCATCTGGCCGCGAGGCGAAGAGGGAATCCGCGGCCTCCAGATAGAAGGGGAGTGCCATCGCATTCGGGATCCACAGGAGATCGAACGGACGCGACAGCTGCTTCTTGGCGTGACCACGGCGTTTCAGGCGTACATGGACGATCCGTTCCTGCGCAAGAACGGTGTGGTGGGCTTCTATCGGCTGCGCCCCACGCTGATCAAGTACGTGGACTTCTACGCGCCGGAGCAGATGCAGTGGCGCGAGTATCCCGAGAACCAGCCGGGAGACCTCCAGCTTTTCTGGCGCGCCTTCAAGAACCGCATCGCCCTCTGGGTCCGGGCGGTGCGGGCGCCCTTCTTCACCGGAACGCTGGTACCCGTCGTCTTGGGAGCGGTGATTGCACGGGGCGACCTCGCTGCCCGGGGCGCTTCCCTCCTCTGGAGCTGGCCCACCTTTTTCCTCACCCTTTTCGGGGCCATCCTGGCCCACGCGGGAACCAACCTGGCCAACGATTACTTCGATCACACCTCGCGCAACGACGAGTACAACCGCTACTTCAGTCCCTTCAACGGGGGGAGCCGGATGATCCAAGCTGGTCTCCTGCCCGCCTGGAAGGTGCTGTTTGCTGCTCTTCTGTGTTTTGCCCTCACGGCGGGCATTGGCCTTTATCTGAACCGACAGATCACCGGCTCCGTCTTCGGGAACAGTCCGTTGCTTTGGATTGGGGCGGCCGGCATCGCCCTGGGTCTTCTCTACACAGGCTCGCCCGTGCGGCTTGGTTACCGCGGGTTCGGCGAGCTGGCGATCGCCCTTGGCTTTGGCCCCATCATGGTTCTGGGGAGCCACTACGTGCTCTTTAGCCCCGCCATTCGGCAGTCGGGCGCTGGCTGGCCATGGGTAACGCCCCTTCTCGCCTCAGTCCCCGTGGCGATTCTGATCATGCTCGTGGTGTGGATCAATCAATTCCAGGACCTGCCGGCGGACCGGAAGGTGGGTAAGAACAACTGGGTGGTCCGTCTGGGCACTGTTGAAGGCGGGACCGTCCGCTACGAAAAGCCCTTCCGCTACTACGCCGGGTTCCTCTACGCCACGTTTGGCTACATCCTGATCCTGTCCCTTCTTGGGCTGGCCGACCGGTCCCTCTCCTCTCCCTGGGCCTGGATCGCCCTGTTGCCGGCCTTTCTGGTAGCCAAGATGATCCGTTGGGGCAAGGATTGGCTGCGGAGGTGGCAGGACCCGCAATCCGATCGCCACAGACTGCCCTACGAACTCTTGCGCGTGAACGCCTCGACCATTGCGGTCCATCTGGTGACGGGTCTTCTCCTCGCCTTGGGGTTCTGGCTTGGCTACGGGGGTTGAATGGCTCGCGGGGGTGCCGTGAGGCCGTAGCTTCGGGTTACGTTTGGGGAGAGACAGAGCTGACGGGCTTCGGGGAGAAGCGGGGGAGTTCGATCCAGAAGCGGCTGCCACGGCCGGGGGCGGACTCGAATCCCACGCGTCCGCGCATTCGCTCCATGGCCCGGCGTACGATGGCTAGGCCCACCCCCGTCCCAGGATATTTCTCCGGTCCGTGCAGACGCTCGAATACGCGGAAGATCCTCTCCCCCTGATCCGGGGGAATACCGATGCCATTATCCTCGACCCAGATGCGCACAGTCTCCTCGCGCAATTCCGAATAGATGCGTACCCGCGGCTTTCGCTCGGGGGCTACAAATTTCAGGGCGTTCGACAGGAGATTCCCCAACACCTGCACGAGAAGCCCCTCGTCGGCCAGCGCGGCGCCGAGGGGCGTTTTTACAAAGACGCGCGCCTTTCGGCCCTCGATCTCCCTCTCGTAGAGGCCCAGCACCTCCTGCATCACCTCGTCCAGCTCCACCTGCCGGATGCGCAGCCGTCGCGTGCCAAGCCGGCTGTACTCCAGTAGGTCGGAGATCAGAGCCTCCATCCGCTGGCTCGCTTCCAAGGAGCGACGGAGGTAAACCACGGAGTCCTCCGGGAGCACGGGGGCGGCCTCTTCAAGGACGGCCTGGGTGAAACCTTGGATGGCCCGCAGGGGAGCGCGGAGGTCGTGAGACACCGTGTAGACAAACGACTCCAGGTCCTCGTTCATTTCGAGAAGGGACCGGGTGGCGCGCTCCAGCCGAAGGTTGGTGGCGCGAAGGTCGTCCAGGAGGTTTAACAGGGCGGTGTTGAGGCGCTCCAGCTCGGCCGCCTTCTCTTCCAGCTCCGCGCTTCTTTCCCGAATTCGCTCCTCAAAGAGCCGCAGACTCTCCCGCAGGGTTTCGCGCATCCGGGCGTATTGCATCCCCAGAGCGAGGGGCTCGACAGCCTGCCGCGCCAGGTCCAGTCCCTCTCCGGACAGCACCCCTTCCCTGGCCGAGACCAGAACGAGGCTTCCGACCAACTCCTCCTCGCTCAGAAGGGGGGCGCAGAACACGCTCCTCCACCCCTTCTCACGAGCGGAGATCAGCCATTCCGGAATGGCGGCGGCAGTCCGCAGGTCGGAGATCACGAACGGGTGCCGGTCCCGTAGGGCATTCACCCACCAGCGAGGGGGAACGGGCAAGGATTCCACATCTCCCAGGTTGGCAACAACCTCGAAACGGCTTGCTTCGGCGTTGTACGAGATCACGCCTCCAGCTCCGATGGGCAGAATCCCGGCCAGCGAGCGGAGCACCGAGCTGGCTACGTCCTTTTCGGAACGGGCGAAAAGAGCAGACCGCACCACGCTCTGGAAAGCAGCCAGCCTCCGCGCCGCTTGCTCCACCTGCCGCCCCAGAGCCTCCGTTTCGGACAGGTCACGCAGGAAGAGGATTACCTTGCTCCCTGCTGCCGTAGGCAGAAGTCTTGCCCACAGCTCTACGGGCGTCGGGGTTCCATCGGCGCGCAGCACAACGCCCCGGCGCGGCTTGGCCAGAGAGCGCCTGCCTCGAGTCACCCACTCGGCGACCGCAGCGCCCTGTTCCGTGCCGAGGACTTGCTCCAGGGAGAGCCCTGCCAGTCTTTCCCCGTGACCGCCGGCCAACAGGTCTGCCGCCGCCGCGTTGACCACCTGAACCCGCTGTTCTTCCAGGACCAAAGCCGGTAGAGGGACGGCGTCCAGGATCGTGTGGAGCAGCCTTGGCTCTTCCCAGACACGCTGGCGCGCCGTAGCTTCGTCTGTGACGTCCGAGAGGCGGATGGACAAGGTGGTCTTGCCCTCGCGCAGCACCCCGGAGAGCTCGGCCTCCAGCACGCGCCCCTCACCCTTGACTCGGACGGTGCGAAACCTCAGGCGTCGCGAGCTGGTCTCGCCCCGCAGCACGGCTTTGATGGCCGCACGCAGCCGGTCCCGGTCCGTGAGATCGACGCGCTCGAGGAGGCCCTCCAGAGTGGCTTCCGGTGGCCTTTCCGGAGTCCATCCCAGGAGCCGACCCGCTTTCTCGCTGACAAGAACCTCGCCGGTGGCCGTGAGGGTGACCGTTGCGTTTTCACCTGCTCCCGTCATCTCTCCAAAGCGCACTCCTGTTGGAGACCAGCTCCGAGGGCTTTTTCGCTGCGTGCGTCCCTGGGACCTTGAGGATCCGCGCTGCCCGGAGCTGCGGTAACGCTCAACAGAACCCAAATCTTCGCCCCTCGCCGCGGTACGGGTGGATGCTT of the candidate division KSB1 bacterium genome contains:
- a CDS encoding response regulator, which encodes MERPAEPFTILLVEDNPDDSILIRRALEKTGVGHRIQWVQSGEAALSYLEGQDHFGDRLRYPLPALVLLDLRLPGLSGFDVLAWIRGHPRLRTLPVVVLTSSGDLRDVNRAYELGANSYLTKPITPAEVERMMAALHGYWLRWNRYPELAVP
- a CDS encoding UbiA family prenyltransferase, translating into MARQASPWGASDRRIFCIATHNIANGIRVGNTYLARASLFRRLQFTAMGPIFVALQGRRRDYDLRNQGEIGDMELDEKISSILNATDRLFLSTAVDGNPSGSALFFARDGNDLIFFTFSTTRKAEQIRYNPRVQAVIWPRGEEGIRGLQIEGECHRIRDPQEIERTRQLLLGVTTAFQAYMDDPFLRKNGVVGFYRLRPTLIKYVDFYAPEQMQWREYPENQPGDLQLFWRAFKNRIALWVRAVRAPFFTGTLVPVVLGAVIARGDLAARGASLLWSWPTFFLTLFGAILAHAGTNLANDYFDHTSRNDEYNRYFSPFNGGSRMIQAGLLPAWKVLFAALLCFALTAGIGLYLNRQITGSVFGNSPLLWIGAAGIALGLLYTGSPVRLGYRGFGELAIALGFGPIMVLGSHYVLFSPAIRQSGAGWPWVTPLLASVPVAILIMLVVWINQFQDLPADRKVGKNNWVVRLGTVEGGTVRYEKPFRYYAGFLYATFGYILILSLLGLADRSLSSPWAWIALLPAFLVAKMIRWGKDWLRRWQDPQSDRHRLPYELLRVNASTIAVHLVTGLLLALGFWLGYGG
- a CDS encoding PAS domain S-box protein, coding for MVPQLRIVLVDDNPDDRFLLIRELRREFGQVEVEQVIGPEEFAAALDCAAFDLVITDYKLQWADGLAILREVKRRCPDKPVIMFTATGSEEIAVEAMKAGLDDYILKSPKHFARVPAAVRLVLERAAQRRLLVEAETRYRDLVHRVPIGLYRLGPDGTFADANPALASMLGYPRPDALIGRRLWDLFCRPEFVEVWKGQLERNGRLEGLEYEMRRADGRIVWVRDYCTAARDREGRIWRYEGSLEDVTARHEAEQALAQERNLLRTILDNAVDYVFVKDRASRFILTNPAHLRILGARSLDEVVGKTDFDFFPRELAERYYADEQEVIATGRPLLNRLEKAVDPQGNEYWLLTTKTPLWDASGNTIGIVGISRDITELRRVEEERNRLVMAVEQAADGVLLVDSTRRIRFANRACGNILARSPASLIGQDALSSGCFELDREQRREIGTQLQQQGWWSGRLRGRRLDGTEIVCEASVSRFSPEDSPAESNYVVVLHDLTRIELLERQLEQSRRLEAVGRLAGGIAHDFNNVLTAISGYADLILLDLEANDPIRQDVEEIKKAASRAASLTRQLLAFGRKLVLQPRVLNLNELVENLTKMLRRLIGEDIELVVDLDPELGNIHADPAQIEQVVVNLVVNARDAMPHGGRLVIETSNVALDEEYARTHVDARPGNYVMLAVSDTGHGMDEATKAHIFEPFFSTKGKDHAGLGLAQVYGIVKQSGGHIWVYSEPGHGTTFKIYLPRVDAPAEKPVQPEEAKAVLEGTETVLLVEDDDTVRALTRSVLRRFGYTVLEAKSPGDALLISERHAGPIHVLVTDVVMPGMNGRELAERLRTQRPDLRVIYCSGYTDNLVTVQGLLEEGVDFVPKPFHPEALLRKVRDALDQP
- a CDS encoding ATP-binding protein; this encodes MTGAGENATVTLTATGEVLVSEKAGRLLGWTPERPPEATLEGLLERVDLTDRDRLRAAIKAVLRGETSSRRLRFRTVRVKGEGRVLEAELSGVLREGKTTLSIRLSDVTDEATARQRVWEEPRLLHTILDAVPLPALVLEEQRVQVVNAAAADLLAGGHGERLAGLSLEQVLGTEQGAAVAEWVTRGRRSLAKPRRGVVLRADGTPTPVELWARLLPTAAGSKVILFLRDLSETEALGRQVEQAARRLAAFQSVVRSALFARSEKDVASSVLRSLAGILPIGAGGVISYNAEASRFEVVANLGDVESLPVPPRWWVNALRDRHPFVISDLRTAAAIPEWLISAREKGWRSVFCAPLLSEEELVGSLVLVSAREGVLSGEGLDLARQAVEPLALGMQYARMRETLRESLRLFEERIRERSAELEEKAAELERLNTALLNLLDDLRATNLRLERATRSLLEMNEDLESFVYTVSHDLRAPLRAIQGFTQAVLEEAAPVLPEDSVVYLRRSLEASQRMEALISDLLEYSRLGTRRLRIRQVELDEVMQEVLGLYEREIEGRKARVFVKTPLGAALADEGLLVQVLGNLLSNALKFVAPERKPRVRIYSELREETVRIWVEDNGIGIPPDQGERIFRVFERLHGPEKYPGTGVGLAIVRRAMERMRGRVGFESAPGRGSRFWIELPRFSPKPVSSVSPQT